In Nitrosophilus labii, the following proteins share a genomic window:
- a CDS encoding flagellar hook-basal body protein — protein sequence MALNLQSIYVLASGSSRAMEQLDTISNNLTNVNTSGFKKLLLKEMSQRIEKNGGDSNHLFVFPRFEDTPVVDIQGSLKISENPLDFAIDGKGFFVIESKGEQYLTRNGHFFIDSEGYLVDSKGNYVLDSADKKIFLDYKKSISVGEDGVIFQEQQEVAKLKIVANNRIEAVGDSYYKGVGDEIEAEYKVLQGYVESSNVNPIKEMTEMIVTQRRFEIYGNLIKSLDTLEQKTNEIGKA from the coding sequence GCATTAAATCTTCAATCGATATATGTTTTAGCTAGCGGAAGTTCTAGAGCTATGGAACAGCTAGATACAATAAGCAACAATTTGACTAACGTCAATACCTCTGGTTTTAAAAAACTTCTTTTAAAAGAGATGAGTCAAAGAATAGAAAAAAACGGGGGAGACTCAAACCATCTGTTCGTTTTTCCTAGATTTGAAGATACTCCGGTTGTAGATATTCAGGGCTCTTTAAAAATAAGTGAGAACCCTTTGGACTTTGCAATAGACGGGAAAGGGTTCTTCGTTATTGAATCGAAAGGGGAGCAGTATCTAACCAGAAACGGACACTTTTTTATAGATAGTGAGGGATATTTGGTAGATTCGAAAGGAAACTATGTTTTAGATAGCGCCGATAAAAAAATCTTTTTAGATTATAAAAAAAGTATAAGCGTAGGCGAGGATGGAGTAATTTTTCAAGAACAACAAGAGGTTGCAAAACTAAAAATTGTAGCGAATAACAGAATCGAGGCCGTAGGAGATAGCTACTACAAAGGGGTGGGTGACGAGATAGAAGCCGAATATAAAGTTTTGCAAGGATATGTAGAGAGTTCAAACGTAAATCCGATAAAAGAGATGACGGAAATGATTGTAACCCAAAGAAGGTTTGAGATATACGGCAATTTGATAAAATCTTTAGATACGCTTGAACAAAAAACTAATGAGATAGGAAAAGCTTAG